One Globicephala melas chromosome 4, mGloMel1.2, whole genome shotgun sequence genomic window carries:
- the FBXO40 gene encoding F-box only protein 40: protein MAGGEEMSYKARRNLEAMRRARRPPRGQHGHCDRCFNRHCHMPMEPGVSCLVINCHLSCGATFHMCKEAEHELLCPLEQVPCLNSEYGCPLSISRHKLAKHLQVCPASVVCCSMEWNRWPNLDSETALHENIMKETPNEECLDTALALQDQKVLFRSLKMVELFPETREPMEEEPTMNGEASWKEMEGAVGGADAGLVTTTNGEVAELSQEEREVLAKTREGMDLAKFDKWENMFSKEHAASALTSSSVSSESKSRDGPEKEQISSSNNMVEKSAAKGKETQEDQKQQEFHEAIEKSGLAPWQDGVLERLKTAMDAKDYNMYLVHNGRMLIHFGQMPACTPKERDFVYGKLEAQEVKTVYTFKVPMSYCGKRAHLRDTSLSSRPSEHKAVDTLDLGITVEDLPKSDLIKTTLLCALERELKGHVISESRSIDGVFMDFATQTYSFEPEQFSSRTVLADLLTTANLNGLHMELHSECVTRRHNKSSSAFTFTCNKFFRRDEFPLHFKNVHTDIQSCLNGWFQHRCPLAYLGCTFIQNHFCPPGKKAKVIYSQELKTFAIKPEVASELSEGGNNHLSGHEGKNQNSLTSLPLEVLQYIAGFLDSISLSQLSQVSVLMRNICATLLQERGMVLLQWKKKRYSHGGTSWRVHRKIWQFSSLFSKIKGWEFNEVASMSEHLKSCPFNVVEHKTDPILLTSMCQPRKQASETLVTTFKARPRGRHTY, encoded by the exons ATGGCGGGGGGAGAGGAGATG AGTTACAAAGCAAGAAGAAATTTGGAAGCTATG CGTAGGGCGCGCAGGCCTCCACGAGGGCAGCACGGGCACTGTGACAGATGCTTCAACCGTCACTGCCACATGCCTATGGAGCCTGGTGTCTCCTGCCTGGTGATAAACTGCCACCTGTCCTGCGGTGCTACCTTCCACATGTGCAAAGAGGCAGAGCACGAGCTCCTGTGCCCTTTGGAGCAGGTTCCGTGCCTCAACTCCGAATATGGCTGCCCCCTTTCCATTTCCCGTCACAAGCTGGCCAAGCACCTGCAAGTGTGCCCCGCCAGCGTGGTCTGCTGCTCCATGGAGTGGAACCGCTGGCCAAACTTGGACTCTGAAACAGCCCTTCACGAGAACATCATGAAAGAGACCCCCAATGAGGAGTGCTTGGACACAGCCCTGGCCCTCCAAGACCAGAAGGTCCTCTTTAGATCTCTGAAAATGGTAGAACTTTTCCCAGAAACTAGAGAACCCATGGAAGAGGAACCTACCATGAATGGTGAAGCCAGTTGGAAGGAAATGGAAGGAGCGGTGGGTGGGGCAGATGCTGGTTTGGTAACAACCACCAACGgagaggtggcagagctgagtcaAGAAGAACGAGAGGTATTAGCCAAAACCAGAGAAGGGATGGACCTAGCCAAGTTTGACAAGTGGGAAAATATGTTCAGCAAAGAGCATGCGGCCTCTGCTTTAACGAGCTCATCAGTGAGCAGTGAGAGCAAGAGCAGGGATGGCCCAGAGAAAGAACAGATTTCCAGCAGCAACAACATGGTAGAAAAGAGCGCTGccaaagggaaggaaacacaggaagaCCAGAAGCAGCAGGAATTTCATGAAGCCATAGAAAAGTCAGGGCTTGCCCCTTGGCAGGATGGTGTTCTGGAAAGACTGAAAACAGCTATGGATGCAAAGGACTATAATATGTATCTGGTGCACAATGGGAGGATGCTTATTCACTTTGGTCAGATGCCTGCTTGTACACCTAAAGAGAGAGACTTTGTTTATGGCAAACTCGAGGCTCAGGAAGTGAAGACTGTTTACACCTTCAAAGTTCCCATGAGCTACTGCGGGAAGCGGGCTCACCTCAGAGACACCTCGTTGAGTAGTAGGCCAAGTGAACACAAGGCAGTAGATACTTTGGATTTAGGGATCACTGTGGAGGACCTCCCCAAATCAGATCTCATCAAGACCACCCTGCTGTGTGCTCTGGAAAGAGAACTCAAAGGTCATGTCATCTCTGAATCCAGGAGCATTGATGGGGTGTTCATGGATTTTGCTACACAGACATACAGTTTTGAGCCAGAACAATTTTCCTCCAGGACGGTGCTGGCTGACCTTCTAACCACTGCCAATCTGAATGGGCTCCATATGGAGCTCCACAGTGAGTGTGTGACCAGGAGACACAACAAGAGCAGTTCTGCCTTTACTTTCACTTGCAACAAATTCTTCAGGAGGGATGAATTTCCCCTACATTTCAAGAATGTCCACACAGACATTCAGTCATGTCTCAATGGTTGGTTCCAGCACCGATGCCCCCTTGCCTACTTGGGATGTACCTTTATTCAAAACCATTTCTGTCCCCCAGGGAAAAAGGCAAAAGTAATCTACAGTCAGGAGCTCAAGACCTTTGCCATCAAGCCGGAGGTTGCTTCAGAGCTGAGTGAGGGAGGGAACAACCATCTCTCAGGCCATGAGGGAAAAAACCAGAATTCTCTAACCAGCCTGCCCCTGGAGGTTTTGCAGTACATTGCTGGGTTCTTAGACAGCATCAGCCTATCCCAGCTCTCCCAGGTGTCCGTGCTGATGAGGAATATCTGTGCCACTTTGTTACAAGAGAGAGGGATGGTCCTCCTGCAATGGAAGAAGAAGAGGTATTCCCATGGAGGCACCTCGTGGAGAGTTCACAGAAAG ATCTGGCAATTCAGCAGCCTCTTCTCCAAAATCAAGGGCTGGGAGTTTAATGAAGTTGCCTCCATGTCTGAGCACCTGAAGTCCTGTCCTTTCAACGTTGTAGAACACAAGACTGACCCGATTCTTTTGACCAGCATGTGTCAGCCCCGTAAGCAGGCCTCAGAGACTTTAGTCACAACCTTTAAAGCCAGACCAAGAGGAAGACACACCTACTAA